A window of Sphingobacterium sp. lm-10 contains these coding sequences:
- the secA gene encoding preprotein translocase subunit SecA has protein sequence MLKFLSKLFGSKSERDIKGIQPIVNKIKEEYEKLASLSNDDLRAKTAEFKSRIAAYLKEIDDEIASLKEQAESTEDMETKTAYYEKVDKLTKDRDKKLEEVLLEILPEAFAVVKDTARRFTENKEISVTASQFDRDIAALKPNVSIQGDQAVWKNSWSAAGTEVTWNMVHYDVQLIGGIVLHQGKISEMGTGEGKTLVGTLPTYLNALSGQGMHIITVNDYLARRDSEWNGPLFEFHGLSVDCIDKHQPNSPQRRKAYQSDIVYGTNNEFGFDYLRDNMTQNPEAMVQRKLHFAMIDEVDSVLIDDARTPLIISGPIPRGDQHEFYQLKPRIERLVNAQKAYVNGALNQARKAIAAGDIDPEAGGLALFRAYRGLPKNKALIKFLSESNHRQVLQKVENFYMAEQNRHMPKADEELFFVIDEKNNQVELTEKGIELITTSGEDPTFFILPDVGTEIAAIENSSDPLEEKARQKEELLRDYSIKAERIHSINQLLKAYTLFEIDDQYILDEGKVKIVDEQTGRIMDGRRYSDGLHQAIEAKENVKVEDATQTYATITLQNYFRMYHKLAGMTGTASTEAGELWEIYKLDVVEIPTNRDIQRDDRQDYIYRTAREKYNAVAQEIQTLTDAQRPVLVGTTSVEISELLSRMLKMRGIKHNVLNAKLHQKEADIVAEAGKPGQVTIATNMAGRGTDIKLASEVINAGGLAIIGTERHESRRVDRQLRGRAGRQGDPGSSQFFVSLEDPLMRLFASERISNLMVRMGVEDGEVMQHGMLTKSIERAQRKVEENNFGIRKRLLEYDDVMNSQRTVIYTKRKNALFGERLDVDLNNTIFDVVEDVVLSSKEGGSFEEFQIEVIRIFAVDPAIAEEEFKSGNVATLIDKLFAQIMAHYQEKALHVAAQTLPVMTNVMAERGDMIENVVVPFSDGTRGIQVSTNLKKAVESKGKEVFRSFEKGIVLALIDEAWKEHLREMDDLKQSVQNAVYEQKDPIVIYKMEAYNLFKQMLASMNKEVVSFLFKGEIPGQQGQQEEQVREARPVPAQPAQVTASKQELSSPTGVSEEDVDDTRVPQVTAPIRKEQTVGRNDECPCGSGKKYKNCHGSK, from the coding sequence ATGTTAAAATTCTTAAGTAAATTATTTGGTAGCAAGTCTGAGCGGGATATCAAAGGAATACAACCTATAGTAAATAAAATCAAGGAAGAGTATGAGAAGCTTGCTAGCTTATCAAATGATGATCTGAGAGCCAAGACAGCAGAATTCAAAAGTCGTATTGCCGCGTATCTGAAAGAGATTGATGATGAGATCGCGAGCTTAAAAGAGCAGGCTGAAAGTACCGAAGATATGGAGACCAAAACGGCCTACTATGAGAAGGTAGATAAGCTCACTAAAGATAGAGATAAGAAACTGGAGGAAGTACTTTTGGAGATCTTGCCAGAAGCCTTTGCTGTGGTAAAAGATACGGCCAGACGTTTCACAGAAAATAAGGAAATTTCGGTTACCGCTAGCCAGTTTGACCGCGACATCGCAGCCTTGAAGCCCAATGTCTCTATACAAGGCGATCAAGCTGTCTGGAAAAATAGCTGGTCTGCTGCAGGTACAGAGGTAACCTGGAATATGGTGCACTACGATGTGCAACTCATTGGTGGTATTGTACTGCACCAAGGTAAAATATCGGAAATGGGTACTGGTGAGGGAAAGACCTTGGTAGGTACATTGCCGACTTACCTCAATGCATTATCTGGTCAGGGTATGCATATCATCACGGTGAATGATTACTTAGCACGTCGTGACTCGGAGTGGAATGGTCCGTTGTTTGAATTTCACGGTTTAAGTGTAGACTGTATTGATAAGCATCAGCCAAATTCACCACAACGTCGCAAGGCGTATCAATCCGATATTGTTTACGGTACTAATAACGAATTTGGTTTTGACTATTTGCGTGATAATATGACGCAAAACCCAGAGGCAATGGTACAGCGCAAACTACACTTTGCGATGATCGATGAGGTGGATTCCGTACTAATTGACGATGCGCGTACACCGTTGATCATTTCTGGTCCAATTCCACGTGGAGATCAACACGAATTTTATCAATTGAAGCCAAGGATTGAGCGTTTGGTAAATGCGCAAAAAGCGTATGTAAACGGCGCCCTGAATCAGGCAAGGAAAGCCATTGCTGCTGGAGATATAGATCCGGAAGCAGGTGGTTTGGCATTATTCCGCGCTTATCGCGGTTTGCCGAAGAATAAAGCGCTGATTAAGTTCCTAAGTGAAAGCAATCACCGCCAGGTGCTACAAAAAGTAGAAAATTTCTACATGGCAGAGCAAAACCGTCACATGCCAAAGGCAGATGAGGAATTGTTCTTCGTGATTGATGAAAAGAACAATCAGGTAGAGCTTACCGAAAAGGGAATTGAGCTGATCACGACTTCTGGAGAAGACCCAACCTTCTTCATCCTACCAGATGTAGGTACAGAGATTGCGGCCATTGAAAACTCCTCTGATCCTTTAGAAGAAAAAGCACGTCAGAAAGAAGAATTATTGCGCGATTACTCCATCAAAGCAGAACGTATTCACTCCATCAACCAATTGTTGAAGGCCTATACTTTGTTTGAGATTGATGATCAATACATCCTGGATGAAGGCAAGGTTAAAATCGTCGATGAGCAAACCGGTCGTATCATGGATGGTCGTCGTTACTCCGACGGTCTACACCAGGCGATTGAGGCGAAAGAAAATGTAAAAGTAGAAGATGCTACGCAGACCTATGCGACCATCACCCTGCAAAACTACTTCCGTATGTACCACAAGTTAGCCGGTATGACGGGTACTGCTTCTACAGAAGCAGGAGAATTGTGGGAAATCTATAAACTCGATGTGGTAGAGATTCCTACAAATCGTGACATACAGCGGGACGATAGACAAGATTATATTTACCGCACAGCACGAGAAAAATACAATGCCGTTGCGCAAGAGATACAAACGCTTACAGATGCACAAAGACCAGTCTTGGTGGGTACTACTTCTGTAGAAATCTCTGAATTATTAAGCCGAATGCTGAAGATGCGCGGCATCAAACACAACGTGCTGAACGCGAAATTGCACCAGAAGGAAGCAGATATCGTGGCAGAAGCAGGTAAGCCTGGTCAGGTAACCATCGCAACGAATATGGCAGGTCGTGGTACGGATATTAAGCTAGCTTCCGAAGTAATTAACGCGGGAGGTTTGGCTATTATCGGTACAGAACGTCACGAATCACGTCGGGTGGATCGTCAGTTACGTGGTCGTGCTGGTCGTCAGGGAGATCCGGGTTCTTCTCAGTTCTTCGTTTCTCTGGAAGATCCATTGATGCGTTTATTCGCTTCAGAACGTATTTCTAATTTGATGGTGCGCATGGGTGTGGAAGATGGTGAAGTGATGCAACACGGCATGCTGACCAAGTCTATTGAACGTGCACAACGCAAAGTAGAAGAAAATAACTTTGGTATACGTAAGCGTCTATTGGAGTATGATGATGTAATGAATTCACAGCGTACCGTCATCTATACAAAGCGTAAAAATGCGTTGTTTGGCGAGCGTCTGGATGTAGATTTAAATAACACCATCTTCGATGTAGTGGAAGATGTGGTGCTTTCATCTAAAGAGGGTGGTTCATTTGAAGAATTTCAAATCGAAGTAATCCGCATCTTCGCTGTGGATCCTGCTATCGCTGAAGAGGAATTTAAATCTGGCAATGTGGCCACGTTGATCGACAAACTATTTGCCCAAATCATGGCGCATTACCAGGAGAAGGCATTGCATGTAGCAGCACAGACACTACCTGTTATGACCAACGTCATGGCAGAGCGTGGAGATATGATTGAGAACGTGGTGGTGCCATTCTCTGATGGCACGCGCGGCATTCAGGTATCTACTAATTTGAAAAAAGCAGTAGAATCTAAAGGCAAGGAAGTATTTAGATCTTTCGAAAAGGGTATAGTTCTTGCTCTAATTGACGAAGCTTGGAAAGAGCATTTACGCGAAATGGATGATTTGAAGCAATCGGTACAAAATGCCGTTTACGAGCAAAAAGATCCGATCGTGATCTATAAAATGGAGGCATACAACCTATTCAAGCAGATGTTGGCCTCTATGAACAAAGAAGTTGTAAGCTTCTTATTCAAAGGAGAAATTCCAGGACAACAAGGTCAACAGGAAGAGCAAGTGAGAGAAGCGCGTCCAGTACCCGCTCAGCCCGCACAGGTCACGGCTTCCAAGCAAGAGCTTTCTTCACCAACAGGTGTTAGTGAAGAGGATGTAGATGACACTCGGGTACCACAGGTGACGGCGCCGATTCGCAAAGAGCAAACGGTAGGCCGTAACGACGAGTGTCCTTGTGGTTCTGGCAAGAAATATAAAAACTGCCACGGCAGTAAATAA
- a CDS encoding ThuA domain-containing protein: MMKNLSLLVLVFVSAISTSIAQDVPRVLVFSKTTGFRHDSIEKGAEAIQQLGQQHGFAVTHSEDSDVFTDDQLKQYQAVLFLSTTGDILNADQKNAFVRFIQGGKGFVGIHAASDTEYSWPWYGKMVGGYFESHPEVQHADVHVQDHVHPATAHLPEIWHHKDEWYDFKSMNPDVNILMTIDENSYQGGKMGSFHPVSWYHKYDGGRAFYTALGHTKEAYEEAEFLQHILGGISYAIGER; the protein is encoded by the coding sequence ATGATGAAAAACCTTTCTCTTCTAGTTCTTGTCTTTGTATCTGCTATCTCAACAAGCATCGCGCAGGATGTACCGCGCGTGCTGGTATTCTCTAAGACTACTGGTTTTCGACACGACAGCATTGAGAAGGGAGCAGAAGCAATTCAGCAATTAGGCCAACAGCATGGTTTTGCGGTGACGCACAGTGAAGATTCGGATGTATTTACAGATGACCAACTCAAGCAGTACCAAGCTGTCCTATTTTTGAGTACGACCGGGGATATTCTGAATGCAGATCAGAAGAATGCTTTCGTCCGTTTTATTCAAGGAGGAAAAGGCTTTGTTGGTATTCATGCTGCCAGCGACACCGAATACAGCTGGCCATGGTACGGAAAAATGGTGGGAGGGTATTTCGAAAGCCATCCTGAAGTACAACATGCCGACGTACATGTACAAGACCATGTCCATCCAGCGACAGCCCATCTTCCTGAAATTTGGCATCACAAAGATGAGTGGTATGATTTTAAAAGCATGAATCCTGATGTCAACATTTTGATGACCATCGATGAAAACAGCTATCAGGGAGGTAAGATGGGTTCATTTCACCCCGTATCCTGGTATCATAAATACGACGGAGGGCGTGCATTTTATACCGCATTAGGGCATACGAAGGAAGCGTATGAGGAAGCCGAATTTCTTCAACACATATTAGGTGGCATCTCTTATGCCATTGGTGAGCGCTAG
- a CDS encoding MBL fold metallo-hydrolase, with translation MKYCSIASGSNGNCYYIAKDDTAVLIDVGINNKHMHLRMDQLGILPTQVKAIFITHEHTDHICGLSVFAKKYDLPIYITQGTLDGSKLRLPAHLVRVIKSNERVHIGPLEIIGIPKYHDAKEPCSFVVSDGKNNIGILTDLGQACDNVKHVVQHVDVLLLESNYDEEMLQNGRYSYYLKNRIRGGFGHISNNMALALFLENRTKRLKHLILGHLSGQNNTVEKVQETFSPHCADITLSIATRHQASIIFDLIDFHQTSTQQAIVAEITSPLMREVV, from the coding sequence ATGAAATATTGCTCGATCGCTTCCGGAAGTAATGGTAACTGTTATTATATCGCTAAGGATGATACAGCTGTATTAATCGATGTAGGCATCAACAACAAACACATGCACTTACGTATGGATCAGTTGGGGATCCTACCCACTCAGGTGAAGGCGATCTTCATCACGCACGAACATACCGATCATATCTGCGGGCTCTCCGTTTTTGCGAAGAAATACGACTTACCCATTTACATCACGCAAGGCACCTTAGATGGTAGCAAACTGCGGTTGCCCGCACATTTGGTACGTGTTATTAAGTCTAATGAACGCGTGCATATTGGGCCGTTGGAGATTATTGGGATTCCAAAATACCATGACGCCAAAGAACCCTGCAGTTTTGTCGTGTCTGACGGCAAAAATAATATCGGTATTCTCACGGACCTTGGCCAGGCCTGCGACAATGTGAAACATGTGGTGCAGCACGTGGATGTATTGCTTTTGGAGAGCAATTATGATGAAGAGATGTTGCAAAACGGACGCTACTCGTACTATCTCAAAAACCGGATTCGTGGTGGCTTTGGGCATATATCTAATAATATGGCATTAGCTTTATTTTTGGAAAACCGCACAAAGCGATTGAAACATCTAATCTTGGGGCATCTATCCGGCCAAAATAATACAGTAGAAAAAGTACAGGAAACTTTCTCGCCGCACTGCGCAGACATCACCCTATCCATTGCGACAAGACATCAGGCTTCCATCATCTTTGATCTGATAGACTTTCATCAAACGAGTACGCAGCAAGCCATCGTAGCAGAGATTACCTCGCCGTTGATGCGCGAAGTGGTATAA
- the sufD gene encoding Fe-S cluster assembly protein SufD, with translation MSTITAESLFQQLTTTFHDLEKIDEPAALAAIRQEAFAKFEQAGFPTVKNEDWKYTNIYSLVQAPYVLNSDVDVADLDLSQADIPELDAHRLVLVNGQYTVAFSSLEEEDGLVVKPIEDAANDPQFARHFAQHADKTDNALVYLNTALYTAGIFIEAKRNAVVRKPIHLVHVATGSEAFFAQTRNLIVAGANSELEVIESFITLAGSAKNLHNKVTEVVLEENAKMQHYYLQVSDSTSNYINHTEVYQNKHSLYNNYNCNFPGATFVRNNINVRLDDEQVESHLYGINLLANKQLVDNHTIVDHMKPHCESYEWYKNIPQDESTAVFNGKIFVRLDAQKTNAFQQNNNMLIGDKSTVYTKPQLEIFADDVKCSHGCTMGQFDDQALFYLRARGIGEESARTLLVHAFAFDVTSRFSNESVRKYVEALVAQGLEPRQN, from the coding sequence ATGAGTACAATAACAGCAGAATCTCTGTTTCAACAATTGACAACGACTTTCCATGATCTGGAGAAGATCGATGAGCCAGCTGCCTTAGCAGCGATTCGTCAGGAAGCGTTCGCAAAGTTTGAACAGGCAGGGTTTCCTACGGTAAAAAATGAAGATTGGAAATATACCAATATCTATAGTCTGGTACAGGCACCCTATGTGCTGAATAGTGATGTGGATGTGGCCGATCTTGATCTGAGCCAGGCAGACATTCCAGAATTGGATGCGCACCGCCTGGTGTTGGTCAATGGCCAATATACGGTGGCTTTTTCCAGCCTGGAAGAGGAAGATGGTTTGGTGGTGAAGCCAATTGAAGATGCTGCCAATGATCCGCAATTTGCTCGTCATTTTGCGCAGCATGCCGACAAGACAGATAATGCTTTGGTGTACCTTAATACCGCATTGTATACTGCGGGTATCTTTATTGAGGCAAAGCGTAATGCGGTGGTGCGTAAACCAATCCACTTGGTGCATGTGGCTACAGGTAGCGAAGCGTTTTTTGCCCAAACTAGAAATCTGATCGTTGCCGGAGCAAACTCGGAGTTAGAAGTAATCGAATCATTCATCACATTAGCAGGCAGTGCGAAAAACCTACACAACAAGGTGACGGAAGTAGTGCTGGAAGAGAATGCAAAGATGCAACATTACTACTTGCAGGTTTCTGATTCAACGAGCAACTACATCAACCATACAGAAGTATACCAGAATAAGCACAGTCTGTATAATAACTATAACTGTAATTTCCCTGGTGCCACATTCGTGCGTAACAACATCAATGTGCGCCTGGATGATGAGCAGGTAGAGTCGCATTTGTACGGAATCAATCTCTTGGCCAACAAGCAATTGGTGGATAACCATACCATTGTAGATCACATGAAGCCACATTGTGAGTCGTACGAGTGGTACAAAAATATTCCGCAAGACGAATCTACAGCAGTATTTAATGGAAAGATCTTTGTACGCTTAGATGCACAGAAAACAAATGCTTTTCAGCAGAATAATAATATGTTGATCGGCGACAAATCTACTGTATACACCAAGCCACAGTTGGAAATTTTTGCTGATGATGTGAAATGTTCGCACGGTTGTACGATGGGTCAGTTCGACGATCAGGCATTATTCTATCTTCGCGCCAGAGGTATTGGAGAAGAATCGGCACGGACTTTATTGGTACATGCATTCGCATTCGATGTTACTTCTCGTTTCTCTAACGAATCTGTTCGTAAGTATGTAGAAGCGTTGGTGGCGCAAGGATTGGAGCCTCGTCAGAACTAG
- the sufC gene encoding Fe-S cluster assembly ATPase SufC, whose amino-acid sequence MLKIENLHASVEDKNILKGLNLEVKAGEVHAIMGPNGAGKSTLGNVLAGRESYEVTDGTALLDGVDLLDLSPEDRAREGLFLAFQYPVEIPGVSNINFLKTALNDIREYKGLPPLEAKEFLQLVKDKQKLVEFSAKLTNRSLNEGFSGGEKKRNEIFQLAMLNPKLSILDETDSGLDIDALRIVANGVNQLRSENNAFVVITHYQRLLDYIVPDFVHVLYNGRIVKTGPKELALELEEKGYDWLKELDTQTA is encoded by the coding sequence ATGTTAAAGATTGAGAATTTACACGCCTCTGTAGAGGATAAAAACATATTAAAAGGATTAAATCTGGAAGTGAAAGCGGGTGAAGTACACGCGATCATGGGGCCAAACGGTGCGGGCAAAAGTACGTTAGGTAATGTACTAGCCGGTCGCGAATCCTATGAAGTAACGGATGGTACCGCGCTACTAGATGGCGTAGATCTATTAGACCTTTCTCCAGAAGATCGTGCACGTGAAGGTCTGTTTTTGGCTTTCCAGTATCCTGTGGAGATTCCGGGCGTTTCCAATATCAACTTCCTGAAAACAGCATTGAACGATATTCGTGAGTACAAAGGCTTGCCGCCATTAGAAGCCAAAGAGTTCTTACAGTTGGTAAAAGACAAGCAAAAGTTGGTCGAGTTCTCTGCTAAACTAACAAACAGATCTTTAAACGAAGGCTTCTCTGGTGGAGAGAAAAAACGTAATGAGATCTTTCAGTTAGCGATGCTTAATCCTAAGCTTTCTATTTTGGATGAAACAGACTCAGGTTTGGATATCGATGCACTACGTATCGTAGCGAATGGCGTGAATCAACTACGTTCCGAAAACAATGCATTCGTCGTAATTACGCATTACCAACGTCTGTTAGATTATATCGTGCCAGATTTTGTACACGTATTATACAATGGTCGCATTGTAAAAACAGGTCCTAAAGAGTTGGCCTTAGAATTGGAAGAAAAAGGTTACGATTGGTTAAAAGAATTAGATACGCAGACGGCCTAA
- the sufB gene encoding Fe-S cluster assembly protein SufB, translating into MSTKDDELLKELEHEEYKYGFTTDIDMEIAPKGLNEDTVRLISAKKNEPEWLLEWRLKAFRHFQSMDMPTWQNFDNPEVDFQDLSYYAAPKAKKLLNSMDEVDPELLSTFAKLGIPLDEQKVLAGVVAVDAVFDSVSVKTTFREKLKEKGVIFCSFGEAVQEYPELIKTYLGTVVPQTDNIYAALNSAVFSDGSFVYIPKGVRCPMELSTYFRINAQNTGQFERTLIVADEGAYVSYLEGCTAPMRDENQLHAAVVELIAMKDAEIKYSTVQNWYPGDKDGKGGIFNFVTKRGICKGDNSKISWTQVETGSAITWKYPGVILKGDNSVGEFYSVAMTRNRQVADTGTKMIHLGKNTKSKIISKGISAGLSHNSYRGLVKIGPNADQARNFTQCDSLLIGDRCGAHTFPYIESKNKSAKLEHEATTSKIGEDQVFYLNQRGIDPEKAVGLIVNGYAKEVLNQLPMEFAVEAQKLLAISLEGSVG; encoded by the coding sequence ATGAGTACCAAAGACGACGAATTACTAAAAGAGCTTGAGCACGAGGAGTATAAATATGGGTTTACGACCGATATTGATATGGAGATCGCGCCGAAGGGTCTTAACGAAGATACTGTACGCCTGATTTCTGCTAAGAAAAATGAGCCGGAATGGCTATTGGAATGGCGGTTGAAGGCATTTCGCCATTTTCAAAGTATGGATATGCCGACTTGGCAGAACTTTGATAATCCAGAAGTGGATTTTCAGGATCTTTCTTACTATGCCGCTCCAAAAGCGAAAAAGCTGTTAAACAGCATGGACGAAGTAGATCCAGAATTATTATCCACGTTTGCCAAATTGGGCATCCCATTGGATGAGCAGAAGGTTTTAGCTGGTGTGGTAGCAGTAGATGCGGTATTTGATTCCGTGTCCGTGAAAACCACATTCCGGGAAAAACTGAAAGAAAAAGGGGTTATATTTTGCTCTTTCGGTGAGGCGGTTCAAGAATACCCGGAACTGATCAAAACCTATTTGGGTACGGTAGTGCCTCAAACAGATAATATCTATGCGGCATTAAATTCTGCGGTATTCTCCGATGGTTCGTTTGTCTATATTCCTAAAGGTGTTCGTTGCCCCATGGAGCTTTCTACCTACTTCCGGATCAATGCTCAAAATACGGGACAATTCGAGCGTACGTTAATCGTTGCAGATGAAGGAGCTTATGTCTCTTACCTGGAGGGATGTACCGCTCCGATGCGTGACGAAAATCAATTGCATGCTGCCGTAGTAGAGCTTATTGCGATGAAAGATGCCGAAATAAAGTACTCTACCGTACAAAACTGGTATCCAGGCGATAAAGACGGTAAAGGTGGTATTTTTAACTTCGTGACCAAACGGGGTATCTGTAAAGGAGATAACTCTAAGATTTCCTGGACACAAGTAGAAACCGGTTCGGCCATTACTTGGAAATATCCTGGTGTTATCTTGAAAGGTGATAATAGTGTGGGCGAATTTTATTCCGTAGCGATGACGCGTAACCGTCAGGTAGCAGATACGGGGACCAAGATGATCCACTTGGGTAAAAACACCAAGTCGAAAATCATTTCAAAAGGTATTTCAGCCGGATTGAGCCATAATAGTTACAGAGGTTTGGTGAAGATCGGACCTAACGCAGATCAAGCGCGGAACTTCACGCAGTGCGATTCATTATTGATTGGCGATCGTTGTGGAGCCCATACCTTCCCGTACATAGAAAGTAAAAACAAATCGGCCAAGCTAGAGCACGAAGCGACAACGTCCAAAATTGGAGAAGATCAGGTGTTTTACTTAAATCAGCGAGGAATCGATCCAGAGAAAGCTGTTGGGCTAATTGTGAATGGATACGCCAAGGAAGTGCTGAATCAACTTCCTATGGAGTTTGCCGTAGAAGCGCAAAAACTGCTGGCCATATCATTAGAAGGATCAGTAGGATAA
- a CDS encoding Lrp/AsnC family transcriptional regulator: MPYQPDKTDLKILKLLQENGRITNLQLATSIGLSPAPTLERVRKLENSGFIKSYHAFVDEEKLGLGIKSFIQISLDFHTQDAIPKFVDAVLEIPEVTECHHVTGNCDFILKVYVRDIKAYEGVIMEKITKIPYVKTFQTMVIMSTSKKQPIVPLQY; encoded by the coding sequence ATGCCCTACCAGCCTGACAAGACAGATCTTAAAATCTTAAAATTGCTGCAAGAGAATGGCCGCATCACTAATTTGCAGCTAGCCACGAGCATTGGCCTATCTCCTGCACCAACGCTGGAGCGCGTTCGTAAATTAGAAAACTCGGGCTTCATTAAGAGCTATCATGCGTTTGTGGACGAGGAAAAACTGGGCTTAGGCATAAAATCTTTCATACAGATCTCGCTCGATTTTCATACGCAGGATGCGATACCGAAATTTGTCGATGCTGTCTTGGAGATACCTGAAGTCACCGAGTGCCACCACGTCACAGGTAACTGCGATTTTATTCTAAAGGTATATGTAAGAGATATCAAAGCCTATGAGGGTGTGATTATGGAAAAAATCACAAAGATTCCTTACGTAAAAACTTTCCAGACCATGGTCATTATGTCAACAAGCAAAAAACAACCTATCGTACCCCTTCAATACTAA
- a CDS encoding DUF6695 family protein: MHTFSDLAIILTWPDATIRGDEKWMMFFKKIGFVKNLNFKVGHTGIVLVEKATGNMRFYDFGRYISPRGYGRARSQDSDPRLIIGLKAHVKDGQITNLEEIVRYFETLKSAMYGEGQLYFSVAENVNFILAKHFGDSWVERGTYPYGAVARHNNNCSRFITRMLMKASKKYHYWHGINLPETFKASPISNVVNVVNNRMIYSFCPTKGLQYFHMNRWKSFWFLIKQLGDNVSQKKSNLLPNDQIIGAVDFRSKPITIPKNATYLGGVGDGAWYAVTHLGDRQFMIKRFTTHGELEYVVQGESSADIQTDAPWRVVYDSHLLFTHIEQNDIKIRISHVKQLQKEDFKFEIVKELYA, from the coding sequence ATGCATACATTCAGTGATCTTGCAATCATACTTACCTGGCCCGATGCGACTATCCGCGGGGACGAGAAGTGGATGATGTTTTTTAAGAAAATTGGATTCGTAAAAAACCTTAATTTTAAAGTAGGCCATACCGGTATTGTCTTGGTAGAAAAAGCCACTGGAAATATGCGTTTTTACGATTTCGGACGTTACATATCGCCGCGAGGATATGGTAGAGCACGTTCTCAGGATTCCGACCCCCGCCTTATTATCGGGCTCAAAGCACATGTAAAGGATGGACAGATCACCAATTTGGAGGAGATTGTACGTTATTTCGAAACCTTAAAAAGCGCCATGTACGGGGAGGGGCAGTTATATTTTTCTGTCGCCGAGAACGTCAACTTTATTTTAGCAAAGCATTTTGGCGACTCTTGGGTGGAGAGAGGTACCTATCCGTATGGTGCTGTGGCACGACACAATAATAACTGCTCCAGATTCATCACACGCATGCTGATGAAAGCATCCAAAAAATACCATTATTGGCATGGTATCAACCTCCCTGAGACTTTCAAAGCAAGCCCGATCAGCAACGTAGTCAATGTCGTGAACAACAGGATGATCTATTCATTTTGCCCTACAAAAGGGCTTCAATATTTTCACATGAATCGCTGGAAATCTTTTTGGTTCTTGATCAAGCAATTAGGTGATAACGTTTCTCAGAAGAAATCCAATCTTTTGCCAAACGACCAGATTATTGGAGCGGTTGATTTTCGTTCTAAACCGATTACTATTCCTAAAAACGCCACCTATCTTGGCGGTGTGGGCGATGGGGCATGGTATGCCGTCACCCATCTCGGCGATCGGCAATTTATGATCAAGCGGTTCACTACACACGGTGAGTTAGAATATGTGGTGCAGGGAGAATCCAGCGCAGACATCCAAACAGATGCTCCTTGGAGGGTTGTTTACGATAGTCACCTGCTATTTACGCATATTGAACAGAACGACATCAAAATACGCATTAGCCATGTTAAACAGCTTCAGAAAGAAGATTTCAAGTTCGAAATTGTAAAAGAGCTATACGCGTAG
- the ung gene encoding uracil-DNA glycosylase, with translation MSKRYHESWTPILKPLFEQPSMRALSQFVQKERKIAQVFPPEDLVFNAFRLTPLPEVKVVILGQDPYHNIGQAHGLSFSVPSGVAIPPSLKNIYTELVDDIPGFVYPRGGDLTKWAEQGVLLLNATLTVRAHEAASHQKRGWEQFTDAIIQSVSAQCAGVVFILWGSYAIKKSALIDQTKHLVLTSVHPSPLSVYRGFHGSKPFSRTNAYLMQQGKKPINWQV, from the coding sequence ATGTCGAAAAGATATCATGAAAGTTGGACACCTATTTTAAAACCACTGTTCGAACAGCCTTCTATGCGTGCTCTATCACAGTTTGTGCAGAAGGAGCGGAAAATCGCCCAAGTATTTCCTCCAGAAGACCTGGTTTTTAATGCATTCCGTCTAACGCCCTTGCCAGAAGTCAAAGTCGTTATTCTTGGTCAAGATCCTTATCATAATATTGGTCAAGCACATGGCTTATCTTTTTCTGTGCCTTCAGGAGTCGCCATTCCGCCTTCTTTAAAAAATATCTATACCGAGCTGGTGGATGATATTCCTGGTTTTGTATATCCGCGCGGTGGTGATCTAACAAAATGGGCGGAGCAAGGCGTACTATTGCTTAATGCAACATTGACCGTGCGCGCTCATGAGGCCGCGTCGCATCAGAAGCGAGGTTGGGAACAATTTACAGACGCCATTATTCAATCCGTTTCAGCGCAGTGTGCAGGAGTTGTTTTTATACTGTGGGGAAGCTATGCCATTAAAAAATCGGCATTGATTGATCAAACAAAGCATTTGGTTTTGACATCAGTACATCCGTCGCCATTATCGGTATATCGCGGGTTTCATGGATCTAAGCCATTTTCGCGCACCAATGCATATCTCATGCAGCAGGGAAAGAAGCCTATTAATTGGCAGGTATAA